The genomic stretch cattaaggccagttcatggtcgcatatatcgcaaaaatgtaaaatcttctacttcaattttttaacattcattttactaaattacCCAAAacttgtcgtcgttatcgataacacaTGAAGAGCTGTATGTATATAAAAAAGATGAAGAGCTGTTTTTGATAGGTTAAAAGAATTTATATAATTTAGCATCTCTGTCAACTTCAATGGTACACGGTATAAAGAAGTACTTCCATCTAGATAAcgacttttttgtttgtttctttttacagAGCTCACAGGATTCGTTCAAAGGATTGGATTATTAATAGGTAATCAAATGTAAGTAGATTTGGTTAGTGAGACTCACATTTTCGGGAATGACCACATTTTAAAAGAAgagcaaaagaatttttctttcattggCAATGATAATTCCATCTGATTTTTCATATCATCATATTTAACGTCATCATAAAACCCGGTCTaacttttttcaaacaaaatttatttccaacaGAATCATTATTGAACAAccttttgattttattaaacaaaaatctctcCTCAACAAAGATCGTAGGTGCAAATTTCGCGAAAGCTATGTAGAGaatggaagaacttttttgtatttgaaacACACCTCGACTATTTCCAATATAACTGCAAAACTTTCCAATGTTTCGAGTGCACTGAATATGTTAGCTTATCGTTATACCAACGACCGGATTACACATCTTAATAATCATTCATTCAAACAATATTCGGTCTGACATTATTATGCTACCGAGAACCTTACCAAATCAAGTTAGAAACATTCCGAAAAATGAGCTACATCATTACCAATAATTACAAATTCATCCTTGACCCTTCCAACCTGATAGAATGTAATGCGAATACACCTAAATTAAACTTGATTTGTTGCGCACAAATTCATTAAGATTTCCATCACGCATGCAGACAGAATGATTATGATTATATTCTCGGAGCacttaatttaaatgaaaatcccATGAAGACATTTTTAGCTGTAACGTTGTAAGTTAACAGAATGTATAACCCCTCTGAAACAACACATCAACAGACCTTGTATGTTgaccttttttatttttatttttttgtagagCAACGACAATATGAGTAAAAAATACGATGCCAGCCATGGGCAGAATAATCCTGCATTTCTTGGAGATGATGGGAAAATCTTTATACCAGCGTTAGAGCTGGAACTTTCTGAAAAGAAACCACCAAAAGACGATGGGGACTACGATCCGTATTTACATAGAAATGTTGAACATCCAACCTCGTATGAACTgatatttcaaaatgttttgctcatttttattcaaatgttttcttacagaaattccGACACTTTAATTCATCTGCTTAAAGGATCACTGGGCACAGGTATATTGGCAATGCCGAAAGCCTTTTTCAATTCTGGTTATTTGGTTGGAAGCATTGGAACAGTGATAATCGGCATCATTTGCACATACTGTATCCATCTGTTAATAAAAGCCGAATATGAATTGTGCAAACGgaaaaaggtaattgaataatCTAAAATGATCGCTCAATTGGTGCGTATACGAAAACTGTTAAATAATGCTTCTTAAAATAGCACCATTTAAGTGCCATGTGTAGGAATTGTCTACACGTACCTTGggtggttttttttgtgtgcgtCCGAAAAGCTATTAAAATTGATTACCTTTATTTTAgacattaattttaatgttgtcTTAGGTGCCGAGTTTAAATTATCCGGCAGTCACTGAAGCAGCATTAATGGAGGGCCCATCATGGGCGAAATGTATGGCACCGTATGTAATGTAAGTTATAATTTGTTGATTATCTTAGCGTAGAGCAGCACCACAATATCAGTCTAATACCAATTCAAACTTCCTATTATGgaaactttttatttgaaatttatgacTTCAAAAATCTCCTTATTCCAACAAACAATTCCATTATTCTGTGATTGTTCAATTCACGCACCTTCTGCgcatcaataaataaaataaatacttCAATTAGCCacttaaaaaatttagaaaaatgtagGTCATTGTCATGATTTGTTCGCAGACGAGCTGGAGTGACAGTGAGTGTAAGCCACTTGAgtctttcattattttatcattttcaattttatggcTTTTTATCGTTGCCTTGAGgaagaaaacaagaaattttatcaatttatcgAATCTATTTTCCTTCACCCACTTCAAGTAGTTAAAGTGTTTACGGCAAATGTTAAACATTGAATTATATAGGGTGATTCGGATGCTCATTCGAATCAGTGAAACAAGATTTTAGTTCAATGGATGTGATCATCAATTTCGTGAATGTAAGTCAATGTAGTTAGGTGGCCGACAATGCAAGATAATAATGTCACGAAGGTTTTTAATTCAAGAAGTAAAGTTTGTCACCTCTGCATAGAAAACCGCTAACCTGCCATTTCTATCttagataaaaatatttgtcaaaatactGTTATATTACAGTCATAATTTCTCCAGGAGCAGTACTATGCTTCATTCTTTCGTTTGCTAATGTACTCATCTTCCTAAATGGTACCAATGTTGCACACAACATATTCGCGACACTTACCCCCGCGCATCTAGTTGCCCCCGCACATCTAGTTGCCCCCGCGCATCTAGTGAACGGATTTTAAAGCAGCGTTAAAGAATTACATTCTTTGTGCATGCAACTCCCACTCAACTATGTTGCTTGAACTTCGCTGTTCACCTCTAAGTAGGTCCGTAGAATGTGacttattttttgtatgaataatTGGTGTCCCCGCGCACCTAATGAACGGATTTTAAAGCGCATTACACAATTCCATTCTTTGTGCATGCAACTTCCACTCAATTCTATTGTTTGAACTGGGCTGCAAAACTGCTTATTGATAAAACAAATCCGTTACTATTCTAAAGTGTTTGTATCctcaaattttattctttcttTCAGACATGTTGTAAACACTTTCCTACTTATCTACCAGCTTGGTACTTGCTGCGTTTACGTCGTGTTTGTATCCACAAACATTAAATCAATATCTGATTACTACACCGAAGAGGAGACAGATGTCCGATTGTTTATGTTAATCATTCTCCTTCCACTTATTCTGATAAATTGGGTACGTAACTAAGGAGGGCTAAAATTTGGATCTGTTAAGCAAatcagtttttaatttaattttgtaggTTCGAAACCTAAAGTACTTAGCACCATTCTCAACGATTGCCAATGTGATAACAATGGTTTCGTTCGGAATTATTTGCTACTACATGTTTAACGAACCGATCACTTTCGAAGGCCGTGAACCCGTTGGTGagctaaaacattttccattatttttcgGGACTGTGCTTTTCGCTTTAGAAGCTATCGGAGtggtaaataaaaatggattcCATTGTACATAGATAGGGTGAACCTAAATTTGACTTCATCTAGATACTGCCTctcgaaaacgaaatgaaaactcCAAAATCTTTCGGTGGAACTTATGGTGTGTTAAACATTGCGATGGTGTCCATAGTTTTTCTGTACGTAGGCATGGGATTTTTCGGTTATTTGAAATTCGGCGACAGCATACAAGGATCAATTACATTAAATCTACCAGCGGCAGAGATGTACGTATAAAGGATCACCTGTATCAATTAACCGTATCGCcattatttaataatttcagttTAGCTCAATGTGTTAAGGGAATGCTTGCATTCGCAATTTATATCACTCACGGGCTAGCTTGCTATGTGGCTATTGATATCACTTGGACTGATTATTTAGTTAAACGATTCGGATCTAGCTcgaagaaattgttttatgaATACGTCGTTCGAACGATACTTGTAAGTTAAACTATAAAATgtgacaaatttaaaattgttggtCTAATCTTTCATGTTGTTAATCTCTTGTCTAGGTATTGATTACATGTAAGTAGgaattttgttataatttttcttcaaaaaaaaatcaaatcaaatcaatttgtcttttaGTTTTGCTTGCTGTGGCTATTCCGAACctagaattatttatttcgttgTTCGGAGCTTTGTGCCTTTCAGCATTAGGATTGGTGTTCCCAGCACTTATTCAATTGTTCACATACTGGAAACAGATCAGTGGTCTGGAGAAGATTTTTATGGTATTGAAAAACGCTTTTATTGTAATTGTTGGACTTGTCGGATTGGTCGTTGGTACATATACCAGTTTGTCAGAGATCATTGCAACATTCTTCGAATAGTTTTTCGTTTGTGATTTAGTGTCGGATTTAGTTACTTTTGCTCACGTTGTAATTTTTAAGGTTATTTGTAAGGCataacaaaatcaaataaaggCAAACATCTAATGTGTTCTATGGTGAAACCAGGTTCTTTCTCTCTGGAGAACGCACGACAATTTCATACTTtcattccattaaa from Bradysia coprophila strain Holo2 unplaced genomic scaffold, BU_Bcop_v1 contig_138, whole genome shotgun sequence encodes the following:
- the LOC119073530 gene encoding proton-coupled amino acid transporter-like protein CG1139 produces the protein MSKKYDASHGQNNPAFLGDDGKIFIPALELELSEKKPPKDDGDYDPYLHRNVEHPTSNSDTLIHLLKGSLGTGILAMPKAFFNSGYLVGSIGTVIIGIICTYCIHLLIKAEYELCKRKKVPSLNYPAVTEAALMEGPSWAKCMAPYVIHVVNTFLLIYQLGTCCVYVVFVSTNIKSISDYYTEEETDVRLFMLIILLPLILINWVRNLKYLAPFSTIANVITMVSFGIICYYMFNEPITFEGREPVGELKHFPLFFGTVLFALEAIGVILPLENEMKTPKSFGGTYGVLNIAMVSIVFLYVGMGFFGYLKFGDSIQGSITLNLPAAEILAQCVKGMLAFAIYITHGLACYVAIDITWTDYLVKRFGSSSKKLFYEYVVRTILVLITFLLAVAIPNLELFISLFGALCLSALGLVFPALIQLFTYWKQISGLEKIFMVLKNAFIVIVGLVGLVVGTYTSLSEIIATFFE